A window of Sulfurimonas gotlandica GD1 contains these coding sequences:
- a CDS encoding biotin--[acetyl-CoA-carboxylase] ligase, whose protein sequence is MQTLYLKEIGSTQNYLKDLIKAKKINLPFAVVADAQTNGIGSRENIWNSLEGNLFLSFAIELKNLPKDLKLESASIYFAYLLKNTLKSLNSEVWLKWPNDFYIKDKKIGGMITNIVGNALICGVGLNLVTQPDGFSKLDIEITKEDLLKLYFTNIEKKISWKQVFSKYELEFHKNKNFFTHNNSLRIPLEDVTLQSDGSIVRNGERIYSLR, encoded by the coding sequence TTGCAGACACTATATCTTAAAGAGATAGGTTCAACCCAAAACTATTTAAAAGATCTTATTAAAGCTAAAAAGATAAACCTTCCATTTGCAGTTGTTGCAGATGCTCAAACAAACGGAATAGGCAGCAGAGAAAACATCTGGAACTCGTTAGAGGGAAATCTATTTTTATCATTTGCAATAGAGTTGAAAAACTTACCAAAAGATTTAAAACTTGAATCAGCATCTATATATTTTGCTTATTTATTAAAAAATACACTTAAGAGTTTAAATTCAGAAGTTTGGTTGAAATGGCCTAATGATTTTTATATAAAAGATAAAAAAATTGGTGGAATGATTACAAACATTGTAGGTAATGCGCTTATTTGCGGAGTGGGTTTAAACTTAGTTACACAACCTGATGGATTTTCAAAGTTAGACATAGAAATTACTAAAGAAGATTTACTAAAACTATATTTCACTAATATAGAAAAAAAAATCTCATGGAAGCAAGTTTTTAGTAAATATGAGTTAGAATTCCATAAGAACAAAAACTTTTTTACACATAATAATAGTTTAAGAATTCCATTGGAAGATGTAACGCTTCAGAGTGATGGCTCGATTGTACGCAACGGCGAAAGGATATATAGTCTAAGATGA
- the proB gene encoding glutamate 5-kinase, whose amino-acid sequence MKRVVVKVGSAVLTQDDSIAVERMEALVDFLAELKKSNEVILVSSGAVAAGYTKLQLDRDVLKNKQALASIGQPILMHKYSKKFSNYDIITSQVLVTAANFKKDGDIKRIKDTVDTLLVNGVIPIINENDATATEELVVGDNDQLSAYITKHTDADILIILSDIDAYYDDDPHKNKDAKVLKIVNNIDKCALEKEATPHGNFATGGIVTKLKAASYLLEHGIDMFLASGFDLSDAKSYMIYKDHDGGTLFTKTNI is encoded by the coding sequence ATGAAAAGGGTTGTTGTTAAAGTTGGTAGTGCTGTTTTAACGCAAGATGATTCTATTGCAGTAGAACGCATGGAAGCTTTGGTTGATTTTTTAGCAGAATTGAAAAAAAGTAATGAAGTTATATTAGTATCTTCAGGTGCAGTTGCAGCTGGATATACAAAACTACAACTAGATCGTGATGTACTAAAAAATAAGCAAGCACTAGCATCTATAGGTCAGCCAATTCTTATGCATAAGTATTCCAAAAAATTTTCTAACTATGACATAATCACTTCCCAAGTTTTAGTAACAGCAGCAAACTTCAAAAAAGATGGAGATATTAAAAGAATCAAAGATACAGTTGATACTCTTTTAGTAAATGGTGTAATACCAATCATAAATGAAAATGATGCAACAGCAACAGAAGAGCTAGTAGTTGGTGATAATGATCAACTATCTGCGTACATAACTAAACATACAGATGCCGATATATTGATAATACTATCAGATATAGACGCTTACTATGATGATGATCCTCATAAAAACAAAGATGCTAAGGTACTTAAAATTGTCAATAACATTGATAAGTGTGCCTTGGAAAAAGAGGCGACTCCTCACGGTAATTTTGCTACAGGTGGAATAGTTACAAAACTAAAAGCTGCTTCATATCTTTTAGAGCATGGTATAGATATGTTCTTAGCAAGTGGTTTTGACTTGAGTGATGCTAAAAGTTACATGATATATAAAGATCATGATGGCGGAACACTCTTTACGAAGACAAATATCTAG
- the fmt gene encoding methionyl-tRNA formyltransferase → MRIIFMGTPDYAEAILERIINTADMEVVAVYTQPDKPVGRKKVITPPVVKTLAQKHGIAVYQPNRLRDSETVEELLKIEVDYIVVAAYGQILPLEILQHAPCINLHASILPQYRGASPIQQTLLNGDKKTGVTAMLMDVGLDTGDILKIDEIDVSDDEMVETLFDRLTTTASELTIDILKNFNSYEPVKQDESLATHCAKISKHDGEVSFTDATELYNKYRAFTPWPAIYLESGLKLKSIKLEEKISNNENGKILLIDKDSIVVGCEKGSIRIFKIQPASKKEMDILSYINGKRLTLADTIS, encoded by the coding sequence ATGCGTATTATTTTTATGGGCACGCCTGATTATGCTGAGGCAATATTAGAGCGTATTATTAATACAGCCGACATGGAAGTAGTTGCTGTTTATACTCAACCAGACAAACCTGTTGGTAGAAAAAAAGTTATTACTCCTCCTGTTGTTAAGACTTTAGCTCAAAAACACGGGATAGCTGTTTATCAACCAAATAGGCTTAGAGATAGTGAAACAGTAGAAGAACTTTTAAAAATAGAAGTAGATTATATAGTAGTTGCAGCTTATGGACAAATACTTCCATTAGAGATTTTACAACACGCTCCATGTATAAACCTTCATGCTTCTATTCTTCCTCAGTATAGAGGTGCAAGCCCAATTCAGCAAACTCTTCTTAATGGTGATAAAAAAACAGGTGTTACAGCGATGTTAATGGATGTTGGTTTAGATACTGGTGATATATTAAAGATAGATGAAATAGATGTTAGTGATGATGAAATGGTAGAGACACTTTTTGATAGACTAACAACTACAGCATCTGAGTTAACTATAGATATACTTAAAAATTTTAACTCTTATGAGCCTGTTAAGCAAGATGAGTCACTTGCTACTCACTGTGCAAAGATAAGCAAACACGATGGTGAAGTTAGTTTTACAGATGCTACAGAGCTTTATAATAAATACCGTGCATTTACTCCATGGCCGGCAATATATTTAGAAAGTGGACTTAAACTAAAGAGTATAAAGCTTGAAGAAAAAATATCTAATAATGAAAATGGAAAAATACTTCTTATAGATAAAGATTCAATAGTTGTTGGATGCGAAAAGGGAAGTATAAGAATATTCAAAATTCAGCCAGCATCAAAAAAAGAGATGGATATTCTTTCATACATCAATGGTAAAAGATTGACTCTTGCAGACACTATATCTTAA
- the obgE gene encoding GTPase ObgE gives MFTDSVELTVSSGKGGQGCVSFRREKFVLNGGPNGGDGGKGGDIWFKCDNNTHTLSHFQRKMHIKAEGGVQGEGSRMTGKSGAKKVIIVPPGTQIIDMETGEVLFDMLVDGQEEKFIEGGKGGLGNTHFKSPTNQRPTYAQPGEQGETRAIKLDLKLIADIGLVGFPNVGKSTLISTVSNARPEIANYEFTTLTPKLGQVNIGDFESFVMADIPGIIGGAHEGKGLGIQFLRHIERTKTLLYMVDLASYRDLKEQIDTLKDEISSFSENLGNNKYAIALTRVDIVPPEEVNDLVNGFLDLLGLEANKGSEFDFDSAMPYYIQDSADETLGYDRTKPYLVAPISSATNKNIEALKYALFNLVQTGRE, from the coding sequence ATGTTTACAGATAGTGTCGAATTAACAGTCTCATCAGGAAAAGGTGGACAAGGGTGTGTATCATTTCGTCGTGAAAAGTTTGTACTTAACGGTGGTCCTAATGGTGGAGACGGTGGAAAAGGTGGCGATATTTGGTTCAAATGTGATAACAATACACACACACTTTCTCATTTCCAAAGAAAAATGCACATAAAAGCAGAAGGTGGCGTTCAAGGCGAAGGTTCTCGTATGACGGGTAAATCTGGTGCGAAAAAAGTTATTATCGTTCCTCCTGGAACTCAGATTATAGATATGGAAACTGGTGAAGTTCTTTTTGACATGCTTGTAGATGGACAAGAAGAGAAGTTTATAGAGGGTGGAAAAGGTGGACTTGGAAATACTCACTTTAAATCACCTACAAATCAAAGACCTACTTATGCTCAACCTGGTGAACAGGGTGAAACAAGAGCTATTAAACTAGATCTTAAACTTATTGCTGATATTGGATTAGTCGGTTTTCCAAATGTTGGAAAGTCTACTCTAATCTCTACAGTTTCAAATGCTCGTCCGGAGATTGCAAACTATGAGTTTACTACACTTACTCCTAAACTAGGTCAAGTAAATATAGGTGACTTCGAATCATTCGTAATGGCAGATATTCCTGGTATTATTGGTGGAGCACATGAAGGTAAAGGTCTTGGAATTCAGTTTTTAAGACATATTGAAAGAACTAAAACTCTTTTATATATGGTAGATTTAGCTTCATATAGAGATCTTAAAGAGCAGATTGATACATTAAAAGATGAGATATCTTCTTTTTCAGAGAATTTGGGAAATAATAAGTATGCTATTGCTCTAACACGTGTTGATATAGTTCCACCTGAAGAGGTAAATGATTTAGTAAATGGTTTCTTAGATCTTCTTGGTCTTGAAGCAAACAAAGGCAGTGAGTTTGATTTTGATTCAGCTATGCCATACTATATTCAAGATTCTGCAGATGAAACATTAGGCTATGACAGAACAAAACCTTACTTAGTTGCACCAATATCTTCAGCTACTAATAAAAATATAGAAGCATTGAAATATGCACTATTTAATCTAGTTCAAACTGGCAGAGAATAA